GCGCTTTtgttgaaactttaaaaattatttcattggtAAAAACTTTACCAATTACAACGGCATCAAATGAAAGGTATTTTTAATCACTTAAAAGATTTAAGTCATATTTACGCACTACCATGGGTGATGAAAGACTAAATGATCTGATGGAACTTAATGTTGAAAAAGAAGAAATTAACAATATGAATTTAGAAGAAGCTGTAGATATATTTGCTAAGCTAAAAATTCGACGATAtccatttattcaaattaaattttttttttctagtgcTTTGGTTtttccaaaattataataatcatgaaaataaacgacaatttattaatttagatattaagtcctttttttatttgctgCTGCATTAATTCTTCTTTTAGCTTTTTAtgcatcaattattattggttttcaCTGTTAATaaggtaattaattatttattatattttagtttctttattgatatttactatttattttgaagcAATGATTCCGAATTGATTTGGTccataatgtatgaaaataattgaaaacaggataatatatacatatacgtttgtatttttatatggcctgctgaaatttcaaaatggcCTGCTTGAAACTTCGCATATTCGAAAAAAAACCTGAAATGATGCtcctggttttttttaattggatagtggaaacatttttttttaaaatttgtttgtattgatAACTTATGAACTTCAGCTTAAGTGTAAATTGTTTCTCGTATAGAAATATAAGCCAAAGAATTAAATAACTCTCAAATAATGTCTATTATTAGGgtattataaagaatattttttttatataaaaggtcatgttttttttaaattttttttttttagaaaaagcaGACAGCATTACGTTTGAATATTTCAACACTCGCTAGTATAGAATTGAAATCATCGCAAGAGTAGAAAACTTAAaatcttacaaaaataattacatattattatattaaatttattaaaaaaattgttttattatgttaataagttattataattttttttcagtagttTTTAGGATGATATCAGTGTAGTTTAATGttacacataatttaattggcctaatatacaacttaaagttaatatcattttgtttgtttacatgtttaaatttttttacaatatgtgaccatttttaaacttatgttttacttaaaacttgcataaaaattgaatcatcATAAAAAAGGACACAGATTATGTTCTTAACTTAAAGTTTGATGATAAGTCAATTGACTCACACTTCATTTTAAAGTTTGCAAGACTAAGATTAACTCTTGTCAAATACTTATTTGCTATGCTGAATCGTAAGagatagataaaaattattgtgctAACATATAGGAAATCATGTATATggcattttttttccattcatatttaaatacctattttttaatgtcaaatacaatatacattattatgaaacaaaattaaaaattattcgtcatgagtacataatatattacctgtTAAAAAATTGGTTACAGACcattattcatacaattatattttagaattaagaACAATgtctgaaattattaaaatgcataccTAATGtaacaactaaaaattaatattttttaaagttatttgctataaattatcattaatcaattttatacttaaagttttgaaaatactgAACTTTATCaatgtaaaatgttgtttaaatggctttaaaagtattttacgatttaattaaccaattttaatgacaattttttttattttttagcggTAGCAGTTTTTGTGCGATCTATACGACCAATAACGACCTACTTCTATAGATATCCTAACCTGTTTTTTTCCTTTAAGTGGAaccattatatgataatattttggttatatACCACATTGGAGTGTATACGAAAGTATTGGGAACTCCGCTTTATCCTTAACTACGTGGaccattgatttataattatatataatatacaatttaaatctgGTGTTATACCACGGCAAGAGTGTATACTAAAGTATTGAGAACTCTAAACCTATTTGcctgattaaatatttgattttaagttCAGTATACTGTACTATTAATACAAACACCTTTAGTTCAGTGTGTGTACCTATACTAGTTTgtgaacttttaataaataatactatttctaTACATAGTATCTTTCATTAacacattaataaaacaagttattttttaattatttaaacaaaaagaaTCACAATGTTCAATAACATTGATATGGAGCAATGCAGTGGAATAAACGGTTCGTCAAAACTCTCCACACTTGTTGAGAGTGATAATAAGATAGAAGTatcacttaataaaaaaaatatgtgggCGTATTCAAAAAGTAAGTCTAAAGAATAGAGTTAAGGATGTTGCCGATTGCATTAGATTAAAATACCCATCTATAATAGATGAAACTGTTAAAATGTCTGACCCgagaataatagatatttgcaaagagatatttaaaacaaataatataaaaaaacttagttATAACTTAGTTCAAGCATTGTCGGCGAACAGCTCAACGCTGTGTAAACTCGTTAGAGGAACTACAGAAACTAATATCCttgcaaacataaaatatttaatacctaacaATGAATTGGTCCTACACCCATATTCAGctataaatgaaatttttagatcaaaaaaaatcactaaaagtaaaaaaaaaatagtaagatAAGTTTACTCTGTAAGAGTCAAAGGTCTCATACAATAATCAAGGAAATCTCTTTATCTGTAAATTGTGATGAAGGTTTCGACACACTTTTGCCGTTACAAATCAGTGAGTCTATTGTTGAGAACAATTTAGATGTCGGTGACAGAGTAGTGGATGTCACTCAACACTCATtgtcaaatataaattgtaagtcCAACAAATTAGGAATCAATGACAATGTCGACAACTTGAGGGTTGACAATTCAGGTAAGAATCCCTATGAAACTGACAATATCACAGTACTGAATAGCTGTACTAGAGATCCTCGTACAATTGCtagtactaataaaaaaacaaattttgataaGCCCTCCAACGAAGTACTATGGTGGGATGTTAGGCGAAAACTAGATTTAAAAGTCGACTGTGACATAGAGTCAGAGATTTCTAAGTGTACAgcgataaaacaaacaaatgaaCATTTAGAGAGTGACTGTGGAGTCTCTGAACTTAATTGGACGTTAGACGTTTTGAATAGCAGTTTCTTTAGATCcggtaaaattaaaacgattgAAGAGACAAATAACTCTTTGGCTGCTAACTATTCTAATGTTATTACTTCTACTCCAATTAGgttaaatgtaaacatttctAGACAACAAACATTTACACATTCATCGCAAGCCgttgattttaaatgtaataaaagttATGTTGACGGTAATTATTCTcctatgaaatttataatgctACCGAATCAGGCGGAGTTGATAGATACTGTAACTCCGATAAAATTGTCAGAAATTATTGTGGTTTGTAGCACTCCTGAGGTGGACGCAAAAGCGCTTCCCAGGAATTCCAAAAACATATTTCCGTCGACAATAAGTGGTAccctagaaaataaaaaagaaaagcgATATAATTTTTCGTATCTAAACTCTATAGAGGATACTTTTGAGTTATCCATTAGCGAATGGaataaacttgaaaaattGTCTAATGAACATGGTAGAATGTCAAAGGCCCTTAGAAATACGTTGATTAGAGATAAGTTTGTAACCGTTAATAACTCTTGTATTCTgcccataaaaaatattgataaaaatagtcGCGGTGAATTCAGTAGTATTTATGGTTATTGCAGACACAATActtgtaaaagttttaagtttgattttgaaaaaaaaaattgaaagcgTCGTTAAGGTGTATGTTCTTAGCAATCAAATAAACTATAGCCATGGTGGAAAATGAACAAACTTTCTAAGAGGACCGGAGCAAATGAGTTATCGAAAAGAGGCAAGCCACACAAAACCGTTGGTTTTGAggcaaaaaaatgttatgaaatcTTCTCCTAGCAAAATTAAACTTGGGAACCTTCAAAACATAAGATCAACCAGTGTGTATAACAGTGTCACACGAGATTCTGAGTAAGTTTGATTTCAATAGCGATGACAGATTATATATGGTACAAATGGATTCTGAAAACTCGTGAAACACGTGTCCCACCCAAAGACCTAACTTCAAATGTTACAAACTCAGTAAGGAACAATTgatgattttgaataaaatcaaaacgcagtaaaaactgtaaaaacatttttaacgccTGGTAGTTACTGTTCGCTTATTGATAAAACACCAGTAAAATATGATACTTACTCTAACAGACTAATAAAAGACGTCAATTTTTATAGACAAATGATCAGAAACAACGATTACATAGATAAAATCGAGTATACTGTAAGCATATATAATCACGTAGAGAACATTATAGGTTACtcgaaaatttgttttcagaTTTTGATACATTATCCGATTATCGGTCGGAGTGTCCTTATGAGTGCACAAAAATGTGGCTTTCAAATTTttgatatctattatattgtctAGTTATTCTGTGAAATATAGCAAAAAGTCAAACACCCAAATATTCAGTTAGGATTTGgtttttgcaatttttgaaaacacaaatattataaagagaaGGTGACCATTAAAGAAAATAGTTTTCTCGTTATGCCTTGAAATGTAGGAGGTTCACATTGGATAATAGCATTTGTAGATTTTTGTACAAAAGAATGTTTCATAATAAACTTTCCTAGTGttgatctaaaaataaatatcataataatataaatctaaaacacGAAATCAGAAATACATGGTTTAATACGACAACTCCAATGTTCAAAACAAAAAGTCGGACAACGTTGCCCAGGACAACGTAAGTACATTCTTATCAGTCGTCGACGGGGAAATAATGTaaacatcataattattatttattataattaaatatgaataaaatatcgatttatttaaacgatttcTTGTAAAACACGTTGCTCGTTaattagaaacaaaaatatttcccGTTTTAAACACGATAAGCGTCCTCAACGTTGCACTCTATAATCGTAAGTattgaatacttaaaaacaGATCGCGTTAAGATGGTGCTCGTCCTGAACGTAATAGATAACAATAATGCTTTAAACAATTGCAAATCAGCTCCAATgcgagttattataattttaactaactaCAATATATAGCATAGAACAATAGTCAGCAGTAAGTATGTCTAATGCTGAACGCAGTacaataaattcttataagtatatatataaagatgttaaaaatgagttttaaagctattattgctattatttattcaatattcttaACGTAAAATTTGCAATGTTATTAGTACTTGAAagttgaattgaaaaaaaaatattataaggggAAAcgcaaaaatgaaaacaaaatatgcgtacatgaaaatgtaaataaaattattgattaagaaataaataataagagatatctattaaatataaataatataataattatatatataattatatatttaatatctattatatctatttactCCTCAAAAATTTTGGATAGGCTTATACTGGAAAAATGATTTAGCTTGTAAAAacctaaatgtatataatgcttggatgtatatttataagtggtctaacaatgttaaaatttaaatatacataaaaccttaaagtaagtataatttataatgttctgtttgtagttttaaattaatacttgtataacattaaaaatataatcatatacaaatatttagcttttagcattaattcaatattaaattagtgttataaaagtaatattcttattacaatattattacaatactactggagtattacaatatacacatcaaatatacaataggtatttaatatttcaaatgtttaatattagaaaatttcTATGTGTGTTAGCGCCAATAAcgcgaaatataatattaatacggcGATTCATgcacgtatatattttttttagaaatactaGCACCTATGCAATTTAATGtagatactaataaatattatatgataataggtaatacaacaaaataaaaacggcgattataacaataataaaaaaacagtatCACTAGCTATTTGAGCcactaaataaatgtattataaagaaaGGGATTAGCGaactttttgaatataataatataattagcaaCGGCCTAAATCACACGACGTATGGAAAGACGGTTACTCTCGGTCCACCAGCGGCGGCATATAATAAGGTTAATACTACTGCTAAaaggttttttaaaaaccatcatATATCAGCTGAAATCACCGGCATTGATGAAACGCTGATTATAAGGTTTGGAGTTATTCTTCAGTCGATCAAgtggtcaaaaataaatttgattaaatttaaaagattattgTTGGGATACTGCAAATCTGTATGTAAGATTACATGAATGGTATTACATGCCACACagcgtacataaaatattgattcatggatttgtaataataagttcATAAGTTCTTTTGTAATATCAATTGGTCAGTTGAGTTGATTCACGAATCTCGAAATAAGGATTAAAAAAGGTATCAAATTATACAAGAAAAACATCACTAATTTATACGAATACGGAATTAATAAACAGGCTACTCTATTCTTAGATTCTAAAATAAGCGGACTTTaagaaattaatcaaaaaagaaGATTTTTCTCTGTTGAAGTCAAACAGCTATTAGAAGAGAACGATTCCGACAATGATTCAAACACGGACGAAAGTAAAGAAGAAATGGacgaagaaaattaaaaatatacaaaaattacctatgaattgtcaattaattataaatatagccatataggttaggtacctattgtaAAATGCGgacatttaattatcaatatacctacttaactagtacaattatatttataataaatatgtgtaaatttataaaaaaaaatgattaatattatttttatcgaaaactataaaattgataatttgaaaaaaaatttagtctaATGGGTAAAAACATAATGAATGGTAGAAAAGTAAAATAGcatgaatcataatatataattactcaATTTAACGAAttgctgaaaaaataaaaataaaaatatgatattttaattttggccAGATATTTTCGACTTTAAAACACTATGCGTCCGTGGGTATTAAgacatttatttctaaatttcgaAGTAGTAATGAAAACGTGAGGAAAACACCTAGGGCGTCTTTTCCGATCACTATTAGGAGCATGAATActtgttttttgattttatatgtttCTATGTATAAACAGGTCATTCACTTTGTGTCATCACAAAGTAACTTATTTAAGCACATTTATTATtccattcaatatt
This genomic stretch from Rhopalosiphum maidis isolate BTI-1 chromosome 3, ASM367621v3, whole genome shotgun sequence harbors:
- the LOC113560063 gene encoding uncharacterized protein LOC113560063 codes for the protein MFNNIDMEQCSGINGSSKLSTLVESDNKIEVSLNKKNMWAYSKSFDTLLPLQISESIVENNLDVGDRVVDVTQHSLSNINCKSNKLGINDNVDNLRVDNSGKNPYETDNITVLNSCTRDPRTIASTNKKTNFDKPSNEVLWWDVRRKLDLKVDCDIESEISKCTAIKQTNEHLESDCGVSELNWTLDVLNSSFFRSGKIKTIEETNNSLAANYSNVITSTPIRLNVNISRQQTFTHSSQAVDFKCNKSYVDGNYSPMKFIMLPNQAELIDTVTPIKLSEIIVVCSTPEVDAKALPRNSKNIFPSTISGTLENKKEKRYNFSYLNSIEDTFELSISEWNKLEKLSNEHGRMSKALRNTLIRDNNGLNHTTYGKTVTLGPPAAAYNKVNTTAKRFFKNHHISAEITGIDETLIIRFGVILQSIKWSKINLIKFKRLLLGYCKSKFVGTLDIENQDSYSSTRENELSSSINEKVPIEVSENEIRTDNLVSTSSGFNDSEIPTPNLCRICLQSDLDESNKCISPCFCRGSISKVHKTCLEKWLLQASSTVCEICTYVYKTRRVTKYSLLGSIKAWFFSSESIEEIKELFYDGCVLVITLPFISLFSYVGFSITEHIFNTDVQIKYDMVYRVVSFSACWAILCADFFFCFWTSCRIQHHVLNWYNFYKNNQSIILESELPEDSM